Within Bradymonas sediminis, the genomic segment CACAGGTCAAATCCCCGCGGGCGGCAAGGTGTCCGTCGGCATAAATATTGTCGACGATGCCGTCGCAATCATCGTCGTTTCCGTCGCACATCTCGACGCCCTCATTTTGCGGCGCACACACACATTCATCTCCCTGCGCTGCAGCGTCACTCCCTTCCGCGCAGCGGTCTTTGCACCCGCTCGGATCGCCGCACCAACCCGACTCAAGTCGCTCACCCGGGCATCCGCCCTCACCCGAACACTCGGGCAGCACCTGCGGAAAGCCGGGGAGTCTCGGCAAACCGCCCTCCGACGCCCCCGGCCGCAGCGGGTCTCCCTCACGCGTCTCATAGGTGTCAGCGTCCGGCGAGTCGCCGTCCTCCTGCCCCTGCGCGACCTCGCCCAGGGACCAGGTCCGCTGGGCCGAATCATCAGTCATGCCGCACCCCGCCTGGCACCAAACGCCCAGCAACACGACCATCCAAACCCCCAAGAACCTGCATTTTATATGGATACACATCGCTCTACTCTCCTTGTCGATGATTGATATCAAAACCAGTGAGACCGCCGTTTCGGGTCTCACAATGGTTATCGACAGCGGGCGAGTATTCGTTGCCTTGGAGCGACGAAAATCGCCGCCTGAAAGGCGGCATTGCGCGATTTTATTTTAGACTTTCTATTTTTAAAGACCCGCTCACACCTGCTCAAGCGACGGCAGACCGTCGACCATGCGAAACTCGAGGGTGGCGTCGCGAAGGCCGGATTCGGCCGAGACGGTATTGGCGAGGATGGCAGTGATATGACTCTCGACCACCTGGCGCAGGGGACGGGCGCCGTAGCGCTCGTCGAAGCCCACGCGGATCAGGTATTCGATGACCGGGTCGGCCACGCGGACCTGGATATTTCGGCGCTTGAGCCCTTCGCGGCTCAAGGCCTCTTCGAGGGCGCGCTCGACCAGGCGGCGCGCGGTGCCGCGGCCCAGCGAGTCGAAGGCAATAATGCGGTCGATGCGGCCGACAAATTCCGGGCGAAAAAACGCCTCGACCGCGCTGCGGAAATGTTGGCGCTCGGCGAGCTGGCGCTTGGCGGCGGCGTCGGGCCCGGCGGCGTCAAAGCCAAAGGACTCCGGGCCCTCGCTGCCCAGGTTGGAGGTCATGATGATGACCGAGCCGGTCATGGAGACCGTTTGGCCCAGCGCGTCGGTGATTCGCCCCTCGCCCATGACCTGCAGGAGCAGGTCGAAGACGCTGGAGTGGGCCTTCTCGATCTCATCGAGCAGGATGACCTGAAAGGGTTGCTCCCGCACTTTTCGCACCAGCGCGCCCTGCTCGCCCTTATAGCGCCCGACCAGGCGCGCGGCCGACCAGGGGTCCTGAAACTCGCTCATATCAAAGCGCACCATGCGCTCTTCGCTGCCGAATAGGTAGCGCGCCAGCGTCAGCGCGGTCTGGGTCTTTCCGACGCCGGTGGGGCCGAGGAAAAAATAGCTCCCGAAGGGGCGCTTCGGGGGATTGAGCCCGGCGCGAATCACCGCGACCAGGTCGACCATCGCGGCGACCGCGTCGGGCTGGTCGAAGATGGCATCGCCGAAGAACTTTTCGACGCGTGAGACGTCGAAGTCGGCGGCGGCGTCGAGCAATTCGCGCGGCAAGCCGGTCTGCGAGGCGAAGGCCTCGATGGCGTGCTCGGGCTGAAGTTCGGGGCGGTCTTCGCTCTCGGCCTGGACGCCGCGCGTACGATGGGTCCTGGCCATGCGCTCGGCCAGGTCAACCGCCGGCCCGGGATAGCCCGAGGCGTTCGGGAAGCGCCCGGTGAGCTCGATGATGCGCTGGCGCGTCGCGGCCGACAGGCGAACACCGTGCTCGCGCCCGAGGCGAAAGCTCACGCGCTCCAGCACCGCGTCGGTCTGCGCCGGCGACATCGCCTCGACCGGCAGCCGGCGCAGCGCGCGCAAAAAACTCGGCTGGCGCTGCTCGATATGGGCGAGCTGCTCGGGGCGCGCCTCGCTCACCAGCACCAGGTCGCCCGACAGAATATGCGGCAAGAGCAGCCCCGGGATTCCGTTGGCGTATTTTTCGTTGCCCGACGCCTCCAAAAGCTCGACCAGGTTGTCGGCGAATAAGATGGCGCCGGTGCGCCGCGCCTCGGCGATCACCTCGATCACCCGCTCCTGCCATTCCCCCAGGTAGCGCATCCCCGCCATCAGGCGCCCGCCGCTGATCTGCCAGACCTTGGTGTCCGACAAAGCCGCCACCGCGCGGGCGTCGCGCCCCTTGCCCTTGGCCGAGAGCATCCGCCCGACCGCGTCGTAGACGATGGCGGTCTTTCCGACCCCGGGTGGCCCGACCAGAAGAACACTTCGCTCCCACTCATCGGAGAGATAATTGAGCAAAGTGTCGACCTCGGCCTTGCGCTCAAACGCGCGCGGCGCGTCCTTTTTTGCCAGGCGTACGTGCAGCGGCTCACCCACAGCTTCCAGGGTCGGCGCGGAGTTTTCCTGGTCATTTACTTGCACCGACGGCGCGGCTTCGATTCGGATCTTGAGCGGATATGCCTCGAAGGTGCGCTTCTCAAAGCGCGCGTCTGCGGCCAACTCCGACCCCTCGGCGGGCTGCAAAAACTCGGAGAGCTCATCGAGGCGTTGGTCGACCATATAATATTGGCAAAGGTGCTCGCGGATGGCCAACTCGAGTTGGTCGGTGTCGGCGACCTCGAATTGCAGCGGGACCTCGGGCAAAAAGACCTCCAGGTAGTCCCGAAAAAACGTCGCGCCATCGCCCTTGCCTGCCGGGTTCTCGCCGGGCTTTGGCGCCGACTTTTTGACCCAACGCGTGGCAACCAACAGGTTCAAAGTCGCCTGAAAAAGCCGACGCCGCTGCCCCACCGGGATGCTCACCTTCATGGTGCGCATCTGAATCGGGGGCTTGGCGGCCGCCTCTTTTTTTGCCCCACCCTGCTCCGACGACGAGATATTATGCCGAAAGCGCCAGGGCTCGGCCTCGGCGACCTTCTCGACGAGCTGTTCCATGCGGTCCACCGCCTCCTCGGGCGTGTCCGCGACCGCCGCCAGCGAGTCCTCGCCGAAGAGATACGCGGTGGTGCGATGAGGGCGGATATCCAGCACGATATCGAGTTCGAGGAAATACAGGCTCATTCGGACTCCAGCGAGGCGTTCTCAAAGTTCAGGGCGAGGCGCTCAAAAACCAGGCGCTTCGCGAAATCCGACGCGTTCGCGCGCGCCGGCGGCAAGGCGCGCCGCGTGGCGAGCCGAGGTTGGCTAAGCTGGCTATTTTCAAGGACAAATTCGACATCAAAACGCTCGCCAGGCGTCGCGGAATCCTCGCGCGCCTCGAGGTGCCGAAGCAGCAGCGAGTTCTCGGAACTGCCTGCAGATTCGGCGCTCAAGAGCGCCAAGCCATGATGGCCGTGCGAGGCCGGCATCGGCGCCCACATATAGCCGGCGAGCGCCTCAAACGCGGCGCGGATGCCCGGGTGCTCGGCCGAAAATGCCAGCGCGGAGACCTGCGCGAGGTCGGCGCCGGCCTCCTTCCACCCATCGCTCGTCCAGGCGGCTTCGGCCATATTGATATTTAGCCCCTGCGCCAGCGCGCGCATCCACCGCTGCCAATGGGCGAGGATATCGGCGGTGTTGCCCGACAATCCCTCGACGATCAGCGTGGCCTGGTCGGCGGGAGCGGCGGCCAGCGAGAGCGCCTGCGTGCGCGACCAACTCAGCTCTCCAAAAATCTGGTCGACCAACTCATTCCACCGGTGCAATCGGGGCTTATCGAAGCTCTCGAGATCGGGCATCTCCCAGGCGCCGGTTTGCTCCGGGTCCACCAGCCCCTCGATGCGCTGGCGAAGCTCGCGCAGGCGCTGGCGGAAGATCTCGCGCTGGCGCACGCGCTCGGCGATCTCGTGGGCGAGCGGCTCGTCGCCAAGCTGGGCGCCGTTAGCCGCACGCGCGTTGAGCTCATTGAGCGCCTCGACATAATCACGGTCAACCTGCGCGCGTTGCGGGCTGGCCTCCAGCGCCTCAAGTCCCTGGATCAGGTATTCCAGGCGCGTTTGCAGGCGATCGGCTGCGCCTTCGAGTGAGTCGCCGTCGCTATGATCGACGAATAACTCGACGCCAACGGGCCGAAGTTCGACCCGCGCGGCTTCGTTTAATTGCAATAATTTCAGGTCCAATTCGCCGACCCCGTCCACACCGAGCAGCGCGCGAGTCAGGCCCTTCTTATTCGGGTCATGCCCGGCGAGCATGCGCGCCAGGGGCGTGATGAGGCGTTGCTCGATGCGATGCGAGAGCGTGCGCGCGCCGTAGCGCCGGTCGACGGTATCGCCCACCAGATGCTCGACGAGGCGCCGGTCCACGTCGACCATCACCCGCCCCTGCCGAAGCCCGCGGCGCTCCAACAGCTCGCGCAGCGTGCGCTGCGCGATGCGCTTAAGCGTGCGCGCCGACAGCGGCTGATAGGGAATCACCCGGTCGATGCGATTGAATAGCTCCGGGCGAAAAAACTGCTGGGCCGCCCGGCGATAATGTAATTGGCGATCCTTCTCAGAGGTCGGGCTAAACCCAAGCCAGCGGTCTTCGGAGCCCGCGCCGAGGTTCGAGGTCATCAACACCACGGTGTTGGAGAAGTCGACGGTTCGCCCCGCCGCGTCGCTCAGGCGACCGTCGCCCAGAAGTTGCAACAATAGGTCGAGCGCCATCGGGTGAGACTTTTCGATCTCGTCGAAGAGCAGCACGCAAAAGGGCTGAATGCGCACCCGGCCGGTCAACTCACCATCGGGCTCATGGGTCGTGCCGATCAGCCGCGTGCTGGCCGACGCCTCGCTGAACTCACTCATATCAAAGCGCACCAGGCGGTCGCGCCCGCCGAAGAGATCTTCGGCCAGGGCCTTGGCCGTCTCGGTCTTACCGACGCCGCTGGGGCCGATGAGCAAGAAGCTGCCGAGCGGGCGTTTGGGGTCGCATAAGCCCTGCTCGGTCGCCACGATCAACGCGCTCAGCACCTCGGTCGCCTGGGGCTGGTCGAATACCCGACTGACGAACGCGCGCTCCACCTCGGCCGGCTCACGCCCCTGGCCTGGCACGAGCAATCGCATGGGCAAACCGGTCTGGCGATGCACCACCTCGGCGACCCATTGCGGGTCGATGCGCACCTCGTATTCGGAGGCATCGCTGAGTTTTCGCACGCCGGCCGAGAAACACTGGCGCGCCAGGCGAATCGCCTTGCCGGGGAATGCCTCCTGGCGAAAATAACGCGCCGAGAGCCGCACTATCGACTCAACCGCGTCCGGGGTAAATCGCACCCGCTGCTGGGCCTCAAGCGCGCGCACCAATTCGTTGAGGATGGTGATGGTCGGGTCGGCCTCGAGCGCGGGCACCTGAATCCGACGGAAGCGATCGACGAAGCCCGCGGCCTCGCCGCGCGCCGCCTCAAAGGTCGCCTCGGTCGCCTCGGCGATCACGCTAAAGCGCCCCTGCTCCAGATACGGTTCGATAAAGCGCGCGACGCTCGAATCGCCCTGATAGGTTCGGCCCGCGCGCACAAGCCCGAGCAAATCATCGACGGCGAGCACGTCATTTCGGGCCTCTAACTCGCTGCAGAGCGCCTCGGCGCGCTGCTCCCACTGCCCGATGATGCTCATGCCGGCGATGATCCGGTCGCCGCTGGTCTGCCAGATATCGCGCCGCTGCTGGTAGGCGCGCTGCATCTCCAGCGTCTGGCGCGCGGCCTCCTCGATCAGCGCGCTCTTGCCGGCGCCCTTGGGCCCGACCAGGCAGATATGCGACGCGCGCTCGGCGGTCATCACCTCGACCAATTCGTCGATGATCTCCTGGCGCCCGTAGGCGCGCCGAAGGCTCTTATCATCGGCGTGATGGGTGAGGTTTGTCGCGACCTTCGACAGCGCTTCGGGTCGGCGCATGCGGCCCGCGGGGCGATCTTCGTCATCGTCGCGCGAGTCCACCGACGGGAAGCCAAGATCGACCTCAATGGTCTCCATGCGCGCGGGATACTCCGCGGTGAGCACCGAAAAATCACTGATATGATTCGCCTCAGCCCATTGCTCCGCCCACGCGCACAGCCCCTCATAGACATCGTCCATGCGCTCCACGGCGAAGCAGGCCCCGGGCAGCAGCGGAATCCACACATGAATCAGG encodes:
- a CDS encoding AAA family ATPase, with translation MSLYFLELDIVLDIRPHRTTAYLFGEDSLAAVADTPEEAVDRMEQLVEKVAEAEPWRFRHNISSSEQGGAKKEAAAKPPIQMRTMKVSIPVGQRRRLFQATLNLLVATRWVKKSAPKPGENPAGKGDGATFFRDYLEVFLPEVPLQFEVADTDQLELAIREHLCQYYMVDQRLDELSEFLQPAEGSELAADARFEKRTFEAYPLKIRIEAAPSVQVNDQENSAPTLEAVGEPLHVRLAKKDAPRAFERKAEVDTLLNYLSDEWERSVLLVGPPGVGKTAIVYDAVGRMLSAKGKGRDARAVAALSDTKVWQISGGRLMAGMRYLGEWQERVIEVIAEARRTGAILFADNLVELLEASGNEKYANGIPGLLLPHILSGDLVLVSEARPEQLAHIEQRQPSFLRALRRLPVEAMSPAQTDAVLERVSFRLGREHGVRLSAATRQRIIELTGRFPNASGYPGPAVDLAERMARTHRTRGVQAESEDRPELQPEHAIEAFASQTGLPRELLDAAADFDVSRVEKFFGDAIFDQPDAVAAMVDLVAVIRAGLNPPKRPFGSYFFLGPTGVGKTQTALTLARYLFGSEERMVRFDMSEFQDPWSAARLVGRYKGEQGALVRKVREQPFQVILLDEIEKAHSSVFDLLLQVMGEGRITDALGQTVSMTGSVIIMTSNLGSEGPESFGFDAAGPDAAAKRQLAERQHFRSAVEAFFRPEFVGRIDRIIAFDSLGRGTARRLVERALEEALSREGLKRRNIQVRVADPVIEYLIRVGFDERYGARPLRQVVESHITAILANTVSAESGLRDATLEFRMVDGLPSLEQV
- a CDS encoding AAA family ATPase; this encodes MKLTLSIYVAQPQKGHFRASIPWVNLLAHPVEGSSPARLKEELMFRALEMVHGGIAPGDLHSLLGPKNPQMLNFWVDLHRRIDPDRPPVRMGTWTHVIAGRLPGDDLIHVWIPLLPGACFAVERMDDVYEGLCAWAEQWAEANHISDFSVLTAEYPARMETIEVDLGFPSVDSRDDDEDRPAGRMRRPEALSKVATNLTHHADDKSLRRAYGRQEIIDELVEVMTAERASHICLVGPKGAGKSALIEEAARQTLEMQRAYQQRRDIWQTSGDRIIAGMSIIGQWEQRAEALCSELEARNDVLAVDDLLGLVRAGRTYQGDSSVARFIEPYLEQGRFSVIAEATEATFEAARGEAAGFVDRFRRIQVPALEADPTITILNELVRALEAQQRVRFTPDAVESIVRLSARYFRQEAFPGKAIRLARQCFSAGVRKLSDASEYEVRIDPQWVAEVVHRQTGLPMRLLVPGQGREPAEVERAFVSRVFDQPQATEVLSALIVATEQGLCDPKRPLGSFLLIGPSGVGKTETAKALAEDLFGGRDRLVRFDMSEFSEASASTRLIGTTHEPDGELTGRVRIQPFCVLLFDEIEKSHPMALDLLLQLLGDGRLSDAAGRTVDFSNTVVLMTSNLGAGSEDRWLGFSPTSEKDRQLHYRRAAQQFFRPELFNRIDRVIPYQPLSARTLKRIAQRTLRELLERRGLRQGRVMVDVDRRLVEHLVGDTVDRRYGARTLSHRIEQRLITPLARMLAGHDPNKKGLTRALLGVDGVGELDLKLLQLNEAARVELRPVGVELFVDHSDGDSLEGAADRLQTRLEYLIQGLEALEASPQRAQVDRDYVEALNELNARAANGAQLGDEPLAHEIAERVRQREIFRQRLRELRQRIEGLVDPEQTGAWEMPDLESFDKPRLHRWNELVDQIFGELSWSRTQALSLAAAPADQATLIVEGLSGNTADILAHWQRWMRALAQGLNINMAEAAWTSDGWKEAGADLAQVSALAFSAEHPGIRAAFEALAGYMWAPMPASHGHHGLALLSAESAGSSENSLLLRHLEAREDSATPGERFDVEFVLENSQLSQPRLATRRALPPARANASDFAKRLVFERLALNFENASLESE